A window of Lagenorhynchus albirostris chromosome 11, mLagAlb1.1, whole genome shotgun sequence contains these coding sequences:
- the RASD2 gene encoding GTP-binding protein Rhes codes for MPTPGSLPQPRAMMKTLSSGNCTLSVPAKNSYRMVVLGASRVGKSSIVSRFLNGRFEDQYTPTIEDFHRKVYNIRGDMYQLDILDTSGNHPFPAMRRLSILTGDVFILVFSLDNRESFDEVKRLQKQILEVKSCLKNKTKEVAELPMVICGNKNDHGELCRQVPTTEAELLVSGDGNCAYFEVSAKKNTNVDEMFYVLFSMAKLPHEMSPALHRKISVQYGDAFHPRPFCMRRVKDMDAYGMVSPFARRPSVNSDLKYIKAKVLREGQARERDKCTIQ; via the exons ATGCCGACTCCCGGCTCTCTGCCACAGCCCCGAGCCATGATGAAGACCTTGTCCAGCGGGAACTGCACACTCAGTGTGCCCGCCAAGAACTCGTACCGCATGGTGGTGCTGGGCGCCTCGCGGGTGGGCAAGAGCTCCATCGTCTCTCGTTTCCTCAACGGCCGCTTCGAGGACCAGTACACGCCCACCATCGAGGACTTCCACCGGAAGGTCTACAACATTCGCGGCGACATGTACCAGCTGGACATCCTGGACACGTCTGGCAACCACCCCTTCCCTGCCATGCGCAGGCTCTCCATCCTCACAG GCGACGTTTTCATCCTGGTGTTCAGTCTGGATAATCGGGAATCCTTTGACGAGGTCAAGCGCCTCCAGAAGCAGATCCTGGAGGTCAAGTCCTGCCTGAAGAACAAGAccaaggaagtggcagagctgcccATGGTCATCTGCGGCAACAAGAACGACCACGGCGAGCTGTGCCGCCAGGTGCCCACCACCGAGGCCGAGCTGCTGGTGTCGGGCGACGGGAACTGTGCCTACTTCGAGGTGTCGGCCAAGAAGAACACCAACGTGGACGAGATGTTCTACGTGCTCTTCAGCATGGCCAAGCTGCCGCACGAGATGAGCCCCGCCCTGCACCGCAAGATCTCCGTGCAGTACGGGGACGCCTTCCACCCCAGGCCCTTCTGCATGCGCCGAGTCAAGGACATGGACGCCTACGGCATGGTCTCGCCCTTTGCCCGCCGCCCCAGCGTCAACAGTGACCTCAAATACATCAAGGCCAAGGTCCTCCGGGAGGGCCAGGCCCGCGAGCGGGACAAATGCACCATCCAGTGA